One window of Bifidobacterium pseudocatenulatum DSM 20438 = JCM 1200 = LMG 10505 genomic DNA carries:
- a CDS encoding GmrSD restriction endonuclease domain-containing protein, with the protein MSISATEKPLGKIFTSDYRFVIPSFQRAYTWQTENIAQLVTDLQDACHDPDTPYFLGSLILVHDGQTKYQVIDGQQRLISLSIIISVLRDLEDDPELVENLNDLIVEPGDKLRGIKAEPRLKLRERDTNFFRMYVQEGDLEGLFDLRDNDIESHAQRNIAINTRQVFDELAKMPTQDRRAFASYLVNEVTLVIVTTDDLAGAHRIFDVMNMRGVPLTASDVFKARTIAEISPAARNAYASRWDDIMDPLGDDAQTLEEFFSDIHLIISHKAICTQLLEEFRKDVLKPFVKKQNVISFIDDLLAPYANAWRIIEHPTDANLPDDIIGQLVSLNDYQTTDWKPVAMWALVNSIRNLGNPDTRIFSTPGTHTAAASRTSNKNLEEPQLHDLERLHDVLAALERVTGVDSLNRQTPLNRRTRAASTIRDLDKNHTIQQIRGLLITDEDRRNALAHLRGDLQTSPAMKKLLLVRANEQRAGHRIARPRSLNALPIMPEQVASDSSFASWSEATRDHWVNRIGNLALSQANDKQIAGLASYTDRRDRMLLSASSKRFPLTAELADIADCTPQTLQYRQDETIRLIADYWNIRYDAERNDLSTLSEESLRVTDTSTSPTSKRVSIAQVLAAGLLIPGETLVWDRPRKGERWVATVTAEGKLRLDDGSEYSTPTAAARAVGGGSAGLTVWKRTSNGQKLSDVWKAYRLRKR; encoded by the coding sequence ATGTCAATCAGTGCAACGGAAAAGCCTTTAGGCAAAATCTTCACTTCGGATTACCGGTTCGTAATCCCATCATTCCAACGCGCATATACTTGGCAAACGGAAAACATCGCGCAACTGGTCACCGATCTGCAGGACGCATGCCACGACCCGGACACGCCGTATTTCCTTGGATCGCTGATCCTCGTCCATGATGGACAGACCAAATACCAAGTCATCGATGGACAGCAACGCCTCATCTCACTTTCCATCATCATTTCCGTGCTCCGCGATCTGGAAGACGACCCCGAACTCGTGGAAAACCTCAACGACCTCATCGTCGAGCCAGGAGACAAACTACGCGGCATCAAAGCCGAACCACGTCTCAAACTCCGCGAACGCGACACCAACTTCTTCCGCATGTACGTGCAGGAAGGCGATCTGGAGGGACTGTTCGATCTGCGCGACAACGATATCGAATCGCACGCGCAACGCAACATCGCCATCAACACCAGACAAGTGTTCGACGAACTCGCGAAAATGCCCACACAAGACCGCCGCGCATTCGCATCATACCTCGTCAACGAAGTCACCCTCGTCATCGTAACCACCGACGATCTCGCCGGCGCACACCGTATTTTCGACGTCATGAACATGCGCGGAGTTCCCCTCACCGCATCCGACGTGTTCAAAGCAAGAACTATCGCCGAAATCTCCCCCGCCGCACGCAACGCCTACGCTTCACGCTGGGACGACATCATGGATCCACTCGGCGACGACGCACAGACGCTCGAAGAATTCTTCAGCGACATCCATCTCATCATCTCGCACAAAGCCATCTGCACACAACTACTTGAGGAATTCCGCAAGGACGTGCTCAAACCATTCGTCAAAAAGCAGAACGTCATCTCCTTCATCGACGACCTGCTCGCACCCTACGCCAACGCCTGGCGCATCATCGAACACCCGACCGACGCCAACCTGCCAGACGATATCATTGGCCAACTCGTATCCCTCAACGACTACCAAACCACCGACTGGAAACCAGTAGCCATGTGGGCGCTCGTCAACTCCATACGCAACCTCGGCAATCCCGACACACGCATATTCTCCACGCCGGGCACACACACTGCCGCAGCCTCGCGCACGTCGAACAAAAACCTCGAGGAACCTCAACTCCACGACCTTGAACGACTTCACGACGTACTCGCGGCCCTAGAACGCGTAACCGGCGTGGACAGTCTCAACAGGCAAACCCCGCTCAACCGACGCACACGCGCAGCCAGCACCATTCGCGACCTCGATAAAAACCACACCATCCAACAAATCCGAGGATTACTCATCACCGACGAAGACCGCCGCAACGCGCTCGCGCATCTGCGTGGCGACCTGCAGACCAGTCCCGCCATGAAGAAACTGCTTCTGGTTCGGGCCAACGAGCAGCGGGCCGGGCATCGTATCGCCCGACCACGCAGCCTCAACGCGCTGCCGATCATGCCGGAACAGGTCGCCTCCGACTCATCGTTTGCATCATGGTCTGAGGCGACGCGCGACCATTGGGTCAACCGCATCGGCAATCTTGCGCTCAGTCAGGCTAATGACAAGCAGATCGCGGGATTGGCATCCTATACGGACCGTCGTGACCGTATGCTGCTGTCGGCGAGTTCCAAACGCTTCCCGCTCACCGCCGAGCTTGCCGACATTGCGGACTGTACGCCACAAACCTTGCAATACCGCCAGGATGAAACCATTCGTCTGATCGCCGATTATTGGAATATCCGTTACGATGCCGAGCGCAATGACCTATCCACGCTCAGTGAGGAGTCGTTGCGAGTCACGGACACGTCCACCTCCCCAACATCCAAACGCGTGTCCATCGCGCAGGTGCTCGCCGCTGGTCTGCTCATTCCCGGTGAGACGCTGGTATGGGACCGACCGCGCAAGGGCGAACGTTGGGTGGCTACCGTCACCGCCGAAGGCAAGCTTCGACTGGATGACGGCAGCGAGTACTCCACACCAACCGCAGCGGCCCGTGCCGTCGGTGGCGGTTCGGCGGGATTGACCGTGTGGAAGCGCACGTCGAACGGTCAGAAGCTTAGCGACGTGTGGAAGGCCTATCGCCTACGCAAGCGCTGA
- a CDS encoding response regulator transcription factor: protein MGWVSTERNHDEQPITVGVIDDDPMICQMMRLILEDYSSGRISVAFACTNAADAIEHASHNPPDVVLADIAMPGMDGIEATRQLRMLPDPPHVLILTSLSPNNTVERAIEAGAEGFVSKTDAPEDIIRRVADVCEGEPQFNPASQRQLIGDLHQHQPQSRRDEARAMLDALPEREREAVILAAEGFTNAEISEKMFISERTVKAHISSAADKLCMGRVQMARLVERADLPPRL from the coding sequence ATGGGTTGGGTGAGCACCGAACGCAACCATGACGAGCAGCCGATCACCGTCGGCGTGATTGATGATGATCCGATGATCTGCCAGATGATGCGTCTGATTTTGGAGGATTATTCCTCCGGACGCATCAGCGTTGCCTTCGCCTGCACCAACGCAGCAGACGCCATCGAACATGCGTCGCACAATCCTCCTGATGTCGTGCTGGCTGATATCGCCATGCCCGGCATGGATGGCATTGAAGCCACTCGTCAGCTCCGCATGCTTCCCGATCCTCCGCATGTGCTTATTCTGACGTCGCTGAGTCCAAACAACACGGTGGAACGCGCCATCGAAGCGGGCGCGGAAGGATTCGTATCGAAAACGGACGCTCCGGAAGATATCATCCGCCGTGTGGCCGACGTGTGCGAAGGGGAGCCACAGTTCAATCCGGCAAGTCAACGGCAGCTCATCGGCGATTTGCATCAACACCAGCCTCAGTCGCGGCGCGATGAGGCCCGTGCCATGCTCGACGCCTTGCCGGAACGCGAACGCGAAGCGGTGATTCTCGCGGCCGAGGGCTTCACCAATGCGGAAATCAGCGAGAAAATGTTCATTTCAGAACGCACGGTCAAAGCGCATATTTCATCCGCCGCAGATAAACTCTGCATGGGCCGCGTGCAGATGGCCCGTTTGGTAGAACGAGCCGACCTGCCGCCACGACTATGA
- a CDS encoding response regulator transcription factor produces MRVAIVDDDPIVCSSLSTILKATGTADIAWTAYDGETAVGQYEEDNPDVLLIDVQMPVMDGLAASRKIIDAHPNAKILILTTFADESYIAEALEIGTKGYLIKQDVSSVIPAVQSVMAGQVVMGAQVLRKLHVNKASQTQRHVSQAGDNGENRFSGRFANLTERERDVMQLVAEGYDNREIAAKLFLSEGTVRNRISDILAKTNVTNRTKLAVEWLACQ; encoded by the coding sequence ATGCGAGTCGCAATCGTCGATGATGATCCAATCGTATGCTCGTCGCTGTCCACGATTCTCAAAGCGACAGGCACGGCCGATATTGCATGGACGGCCTATGATGGCGAAACCGCGGTAGGTCAGTATGAAGAAGATAATCCGGACGTGCTGCTGATCGACGTGCAAATGCCGGTTATGGACGGTCTTGCCGCGTCGCGAAAGATCATCGACGCCCATCCGAATGCGAAAATCCTGATACTTACCACATTCGCGGACGAATCGTACATCGCCGAGGCGTTGGAAATCGGCACCAAAGGCTATCTGATCAAACAGGATGTCTCATCGGTGATTCCCGCAGTGCAGTCGGTGATGGCCGGACAGGTGGTTATGGGAGCGCAGGTGTTGCGGAAACTGCATGTCAATAAAGCGAGTCAGACGCAGCGTCACGTTTCGCAAGCTGGCGATAACGGGGAAAATCGTTTTTCCGGTCGTTTCGCGAATCTCACTGAGCGCGAGCGGGACGTGATGCAACTGGTCGCCGAGGGGTACGACAATCGTGAGATCGCTGCGAAACTGTTTTTAAGCGAAGGCACGGTTCGCAATCGTATCAGCGATATTCTCGCGAAAACGAACGTTACGAATCGTACGAAACTTGCGGTCGAATGGCTCGCATGCCAATAG
- a CDS encoding Bax inhibitor-1/YccA family protein: MAFGQQPQGNNAQNNGFNNQYQYNQQYNQYNAQPQYAYAPNGTAAVNVQATYSYEQAERSSVNSAYTHMTLGLIVTAVVAIITQMSGAYLALIQTTGIIGIFAPAVIEIVLAIYLGARIHTMKVSTAYVMFYVYAALMGFTLSTIFMAYDLGTIGISLALCAGFFFALTMFGRTTKINMLKAGPILFVGLIVLIIAEVILMIFAPGNTTLMIVSAIGLLLFAGMTVYDAQATRAMLEQYSAQGPEMVKKVSILCALNLYLDFVNMFMYILQLLGNRD; the protein is encoded by the coding sequence ATGGCATTCGGTCAGCAGCCCCAGGGTAACAACGCCCAGAATAACGGCTTCAACAATCAATACCAGTACAACCAACAGTACAACCAGTACAATGCGCAGCCACAGTACGCCTATGCGCCCAACGGTACCGCCGCAGTCAACGTGCAGGCCACCTATTCCTACGAGCAGGCCGAACGCAGTTCCGTCAACAGCGCATACACGCACATGACCCTTGGTTTGATCGTCACTGCCGTGGTCGCCATCATCACCCAAATGAGCGGCGCGTACCTGGCACTCATCCAAACCACGGGCATCATCGGCATCTTCGCCCCCGCCGTCATTGAAATCGTGCTTGCCATCTACCTTGGCGCGCGCATCCATACAATGAAGGTCTCCACCGCATACGTCATGTTCTACGTGTATGCGGCGCTCATGGGCTTCACCCTCAGCACCATCTTCATGGCCTACGATCTTGGCACCATCGGCATTTCCCTCGCATTGTGCGCCGGCTTCTTCTTCGCGCTCACCATGTTCGGACGCACCACCAAGATCAACATGCTCAAGGCCGGCCCCATCCTTTTCGTCGGCCTCATCGTGCTTATCATCGCCGAAGTGATTCTCATGATCTTCGCCCCCGGCAACACCACCCTCATGATCGTCTCTGCCATCGGACTTCTGCTCTTCGCCGGCATGACCGTCTACGACGCCCAAGCCACCCGCGCCATGCTTGAACAGTATTCCGCCCAAGGCCCCGAAATGGTCAAGAAGGTTTCCATCCTTTGCGCACTGAATCTGTATTTGGATTTCGTGAACATGTTCATGTATATTCTCCAACTCCTCGGCAATCGCGACTGA
- a CDS encoding sensor histidine kinase yields the protein MVVCASFACLAQVSFASQQYAQDSAPYLWMIACVLVAIPSGLILLARNSYPQAVFWTACLLVVALPYDSLIALMALTSLLARRQGTKVTLRSVLAAATTTIWSQVRDALHPAEASIWHAIFSKPYTGVRYGNTMVMLVDERTIIASAVVVALIAVAIATLAGLHIRSRALARVAEAKAQSANEQVSRLRTTLDNQQLADAIAAEAHDTLAHSLSLLALNASALQAESRKLKAEAEQLGNANVAGMAGKIAGTTEDIRRQASGALDEAHSVIDMLRHPEDARLQLAANDAEASLTRDSLLQLIGDARAANMRIDTWIDVQQLGQLDESIGVIAYHVVQEGLTNVRRHAPGAPVSLQVDANPPQGVHVHVSNPTMPQSPSHMADTRKGAGLPGLAKRIQQAGGTCQYGFDQHNVFHLDVRLPWVG from the coding sequence ATGGTGGTGTGCGCGAGTTTCGCCTGTCTGGCGCAGGTGTCTTTCGCATCCCAACAGTATGCGCAGGATAGTGCCCCCTACTTGTGGATGATCGCGTGCGTGCTCGTTGCGATCCCTTCGGGTTTGATTCTTCTGGCTCGCAACAGTTACCCGCAAGCCGTGTTCTGGACCGCATGCCTACTGGTGGTGGCGCTCCCCTACGATTCGCTGATCGCGCTTATGGCGTTGACTTCTCTGCTTGCGCGGAGACAGGGAACCAAAGTGACGCTTCGATCAGTGCTTGCCGCGGCGACAACGACGATCTGGTCCCAGGTGCGAGACGCTTTGCATCCTGCCGAGGCTTCGATCTGGCATGCGATCTTCTCCAAACCATATACCGGAGTTCGGTATGGCAATACCATGGTGATGCTTGTCGACGAAAGAACGATCATCGCGAGCGCCGTTGTGGTTGCCCTGATTGCGGTGGCGATCGCCACATTGGCCGGATTGCATATTCGCTCGCGCGCCCTTGCGCGCGTGGCCGAAGCGAAGGCTCAGTCGGCCAACGAGCAGGTGAGCAGGTTGCGGACCACGCTTGACAATCAGCAGCTTGCCGATGCGATAGCCGCGGAAGCGCATGATACGTTGGCTCATTCGCTGTCGTTGCTTGCATTGAATGCGAGCGCTTTGCAGGCCGAGTCTAGGAAATTGAAGGCTGAGGCCGAGCAGTTGGGCAATGCCAATGTGGCTGGTATGGCTGGAAAGATCGCCGGCACTACCGAGGATATTCGCAGGCAGGCCTCCGGCGCGTTGGATGAGGCGCATAGTGTGATTGACATGCTTCGTCATCCGGAGGATGCTCGCCTGCAGTTGGCTGCGAATGATGCCGAAGCGTCGTTGACCCGTGACTCATTGCTGCAGTTGATTGGCGACGCCCGTGCCGCGAATATGCGGATTGATACGTGGATCGACGTTCAACAGCTGGGGCAGTTAGATGAGTCCATCGGCGTGATTGCGTATCACGTGGTACAGGAGGGATTGACCAATGTGCGCAGGCATGCGCCTGGCGCTCCGGTGTCGTTGCAGGTCGATGCGAACCCCCCGCAAGGGGTGCATGTGCACGTCAGCAATCCGACGATGCCGCAATCCCCCTCGCATATGGCAGACACCAGGAAGGGGGCCGGTCTTCCTGGTTTGGCCAAACGCATACAGCAGGCTGGCGGAACATGCCAATACGGTTTTGACCAACATAACGTCTTCCACCTTGATGTACGACTACCATGGGTTGGGTGA
- a CDS encoding DUF5067 domain-containing protein, producing MSEFNNAPIPNGGPAAPNGMRPAPIMPSPAPQGTTVCGIVGVVFGALGLVLSFIPIINNIAAIFGLVGAVLAIVAIVGTFRGKKRGKALSIVAAVLSVLAIVITLAMQSAASKALDDITGTSTSQSSSADADKDAKTDDSTKTDDSTKTDTKVKGEQDMEGDLTDMHVKIVSAVRSGNDYNNQPTVLVTYEWTNTTDKNNSFAMLANPKVFQNGQELDTAMYLDNPEGYDSGSYLSELQPGATGTVTLGYVLKDDSEITVDVTNLLDFSDTAKVTYKFAI from the coding sequence ATGAGTGAGTTCAACAATGCTCCGATTCCCAACGGCGGCCCGGCAGCGCCGAACGGTATGAGACCCGCGCCGATCATGCCGTCCCCGGCTCCGCAAGGCACGACGGTATGTGGCATCGTGGGAGTGGTGTTCGGCGCGCTCGGCTTGGTGCTGAGCTTCATTCCAATCATCAACAACATCGCTGCGATCTTCGGACTCGTCGGCGCGGTATTGGCGATCGTGGCCATCGTGGGCACGTTCCGAGGCAAAAAGCGTGGCAAAGCCCTGTCCATAGTCGCGGCGGTGCTGTCGGTGTTGGCCATCGTCATCACCTTGGCCATGCAATCGGCCGCCAGCAAGGCGCTTGACGACATCACGGGCACAAGCACGTCGCAATCCTCGTCGGCGGACGCCGATAAGGACGCCAAAACCGATGATTCCACCAAAACCGATGATTCCACCAAAACCGACACCAAGGTGAAAGGCGAGCAAGACATGGAAGGCGATCTCACCGATATGCACGTCAAAATCGTATCCGCAGTGCGTTCCGGCAACGACTACAACAATCAGCCGACCGTGCTCGTCACCTACGAGTGGACCAACACTACCGATAAGAACAACTCCTTCGCCATGCTGGCTAATCCGAAAGTGTTCCAAAACGGTCAGGAACTCGACACCGCCATGTACTTGGACAATCCGGAAGGCTACGATTCCGGCTCCTATCTGTCTGAACTGCAGCCAGGAGCAACCGGCACGGTAACCCTCGGATATGTGCTTAAAGACGATTCCGAAATCACCGTCGACGTGACGAACCTTCTCGATTTCAGCGACACCGCCAAAGTGACGTACAAGTTCGCCATCTGA